The Halomonas sp. KG2 genome contains a region encoding:
- a CDS encoding glycosyltransferase family 4 protein, with product MKRLLLWTNMYPTNCAPFYGTFVRSTERAWKQVIGENNVMLVAIRKKPTGKLSKVMLYADLIIRCVFSVFSQPKSAMLEIHYPVYFLPVLFLSKLLGKKRYTVLRFHGSDLKKITGSRFFTALFNAIKEDVDLYVVPSDYYREKVSDELKLPIEKVIKVFPDCVGEEFFARGDVDKQELQNDGDTFSIGFVSRLETVKNCHELIEAFSKLGIPGAKLTIVGDGSQRSALEALAERLGVAEEVEFKGALAREQLPAIMATFDVFVFPSVSETESFGLVALEALACGTPVIANHQLKAASEYLDNNRNGYFYSDEAEGLSRALKSYYAMSPVAKADMSEEAKKVRQKFSFHNVFSLGVESILSRQQADHQQASSKG from the coding sequence ATGAAACGGCTATTGTTATGGACTAACATGTACCCGACAAACTGTGCACCATTTTATGGTACATTCGTACGCTCTACTGAGCGTGCATGGAAGCAGGTTATCGGTGAGAACAATGTGATGCTGGTTGCGATTAGAAAAAAGCCAACTGGTAAGTTGTCTAAAGTAATGCTTTATGCGGATTTAATAATCCGTTGTGTTTTCTCGGTTTTTTCGCAGCCTAAGAGTGCAATGTTAGAAATTCACTATCCAGTATATTTTCTGCCAGTGCTTTTTTTAAGTAAGCTGCTGGGTAAGAAGAGATATACAGTGTTGCGTTTTCATGGTTCTGATCTCAAAAAAATAACAGGGTCACGTTTTTTTACAGCCCTATTTAATGCTATTAAAGAAGATGTTGACCTTTACGTTGTTCCTTCTGATTACTATCGGGAAAAAGTAAGTGATGAACTGAAGCTTCCTATCGAAAAAGTGATAAAGGTGTTTCCTGACTGTGTCGGAGAGGAGTTCTTCGCCAGAGGAGATGTTGATAAACAAGAACTGCAGAATGATGGTGATACCTTTAGTATTGGGTTTGTATCTCGGCTAGAGACGGTGAAAAACTGTCACGAGCTAATTGAAGCCTTTTCAAAGCTGGGTATACCTGGCGCCAAATTGACTATCGTGGGCGATGGTTCACAGCGATCAGCCTTAGAAGCTCTTGCCGAGCGATTGGGTGTTGCAGAAGAAGTGGAATTTAAGGGTGCGTTAGCCCGGGAACAGCTCCCAGCTATCATGGCCACGTTTGACGTGTTCGTGTTTCCTTCGGTGTCGGAGACAGAAAGTTTTGGTTTAGTTGCATTGGAAGCGCTCGCTTGTGGTACGCCGGTAATTGCCAACCATCAACTGAAAGCAGCCAGCGAGTACCTAGATAATAATAGGAATGGCTATTTTTATAGCGATGAAGCTGAAGGGCTGTCTCGGGCGCTTAAAAGTTACTACGCGATGTCTCCAGTTGCCAAAGCAGATATGTCGGAAGAAGCCAAAAAGGTGCGACAGAAGTTTAGCTTTCACAATGTCTTTAGCTTAGGTGTTGAAAGTATTCTGAGCAGGCAGCAGGCTGACCACCAACAAGCCAGTAGCAAAGGATGA
- a CDS encoding porin — protein sequence MKKTLLATAIIGALGASAAAQAATVYDQDGTKLDVYGRIAMGIAGGGPEYRASTAEERANGAGKNVSLDNSAEFVDVYSRLGLRMSHEVNSDLTAFGRLEWRFKGDERYTESGFTEVRQSYLGVQSKQYGTFQAGNFDAFYNQFVSLPFDWEIDRGLEFSGHTKQSRGDSIGYYTPDLQGWTAFLQLKHYSTRGQVETGNNDPDSVIAAQGGVRYEQGPVTVGLGFVDDVVRGGGNGEIMGGLIGSYAINDQLSVRLGYEGRENSDTRGGGYDTVGLGGTYTTGPWAFAADIYNVDPDGQDDDRTAWALGTYYKVSSNFDVFVELNQADQQSVNVTLDGLDSEVNSDGDDVYYLTGARYHF from the coding sequence ATGAAAAAGACACTTTTAGCGACTGCTATCATTGGCGCCCTAGGTGCCTCTGCTGCCGCTCAAGCAGCTACCGTTTATGACCAAGATGGTACCAAGCTCGACGTCTATGGCCGTATCGCCATGGGTATCGCTGGCGGCGGTCCCGAGTACCGTGCTTCAACAGCAGAAGAGCGTGCAAATGGCGCTGGTAAGAATGTTTCATTAGATAACAGCGCAGAATTTGTTGACGTCTATTCTCGTCTTGGCCTGCGCATGAGCCACGAAGTTAACTCTGACCTGACCGCTTTCGGTCGTCTAGAGTGGCGCTTCAAGGGCGACGAGCGTTACACCGAGTCTGGTTTCACTGAAGTTCGTCAAAGCTACCTGGGCGTACAGAGCAAGCAGTACGGTACCTTCCAGGCTGGTAACTTCGACGCCTTCTACAACCAATTCGTCTCCCTGCCGTTCGACTGGGAAATTGATCGTGGTTTAGAGTTCTCTGGTCACACCAAGCAGTCACGTGGCGACTCTATCGGTTACTACACGCCTGATCTTCAAGGCTGGACTGCCTTCCTGCAGCTGAAACACTACAGCACGCGTGGCCAGGTTGAGACTGGTAACAACGATCCTGACAGCGTAATTGCTGCACAAGGTGGTGTACGCTATGAGCAAGGCCCGGTCACTGTAGGTCTGGGTTTTGTTGACGACGTAGTACGTGGCGGCGGCAATGGCGAAATCATGGGCGGTTTGATCGGTTCTTACGCCATTAACGACCAGCTATCTGTTCGTTTAGGCTATGAAGGTCGTGAAAACAGCGATACGCGTGGCGGCGGCTACGACACCGTAGGTCTGGGTGGTACTTACACCACTGGTCCTTGGGCATTCGCTGCAGATATCTACAATGTAGATCCTGATGGTCAAGACGATGACCGTACTGCTTGGGCTCTGGGTACTTACTACAAAGTTTCCAGCAACTTCGACGTATTCGTTGAGTTGAACCAAGCTGACCAGCAGTCAGTCAACGTTACTCTTGACGGCCTTGACTCTGAAGTCAACTCTGATGGCGACGACGTATACTACCTGACAGGCGCGCGTTACCACTTCTAA
- a CDS encoding glycosyl transferase family 28, translating into MIFITVGTQLPFDRMLTYIAQWLEKSGYTGNVVAQVGEESHFESDSMVIYKTLSSDQYYQLFSQAEVVVSHAGMGSILSCLDNQKRGVFLPRELAYSEHRNDHQLDTANAFANQYPSLTFCFDRNAFHAALDTCVAQAANGIPIAAVDNASDNTLGRRIGAYLGLGSVNE; encoded by the coding sequence ATGATCTTTATTACGGTAGGTACACAGCTGCCTTTTGACCGTATGTTAACCTATATTGCACAATGGTTAGAAAAGTCAGGGTATACAGGGAATGTGGTGGCTCAAGTAGGGGAAGAGAGTCATTTTGAAAGCGATAGCATGGTTATTTATAAAACATTGTCAAGCGATCAATATTACCAATTGTTTTCCCAAGCGGAAGTTGTCGTTTCTCACGCAGGTATGGGAAGCATTCTATCATGCCTAGATAACCAAAAAAGAGGCGTGTTTCTGCCGCGAGAGCTTGCGTATTCTGAACACCGAAATGACCATCAGCTAGATACCGCCAATGCGTTTGCTAATCAATACCCTTCACTAACATTTTGCTTTGACAGAAATGCTTTTCACGCAGCGTTAGATACCTGTGTGGCCCAGGCTGCTAATGGCATTCCCATCGCGGCTGTCGACAACGCTAGCGACAACACTCTAGGGCGACGTATTGGTGCTTACTTGGGGTTAGGGAGTGTTAACGAATGA
- a CDS encoding ProQ/FINO family protein, with protein MAATVLDLLETLETRFEQTRAALNALREENEMLKRRLANQEPQTQPPSQPLQDPAQSDTSAAEPSAADVKPSDSQVISEADATETAPQPPSPQALLNQWYKRYPHAFFTGHTKPLKVGIHQDLAQREPWSGKLIRRALANYVNLPRYVKSMREGAERIDLDGNPAGKVDKEAARHASDRRKDKLDSNASKQAPSSDHRKPQQSSRQTSQQASRQVPKDAVPTPIKAHEHRGEGEKTEAFETTKPLSLEDKLRGLQQKFTGR; from the coding sequence ATGGCCGCAACAGTACTGGATCTGCTAGAAACATTGGAAACGCGCTTTGAGCAGACCAGAGCCGCACTGAACGCGTTGCGTGAAGAGAACGAAATGCTCAAACGGCGGTTGGCAAACCAAGAGCCACAGACCCAGCCACCTTCGCAGCCGCTACAGGACCCGGCTCAGTCTGATACATCTGCTGCTGAGCCGTCGGCAGCAGATGTAAAGCCTTCCGACTCACAAGTGATCAGCGAAGCCGACGCCACAGAAACAGCGCCACAGCCGCCTTCACCTCAAGCGCTGTTGAATCAGTGGTATAAACGCTACCCGCACGCTTTTTTCACTGGCCATACTAAACCGCTGAAAGTGGGTATTCATCAAGATTTGGCTCAGCGAGAACCCTGGTCAGGGAAATTGATACGCCGAGCATTAGCTAACTATGTGAATTTGCCCCGCTATGTAAAATCCATGCGAGAAGGTGCTGAGCGAATTGACTTGGATGGCAATCCTGCAGGTAAAGTCGATAAAGAAGCGGCGCGACATGCTAGCGATCGGCGAAAAGATAAGTTAGACAGCAATGCATCAAAGCAAGCACCGTCTTCAGATCATCGAAAACCGCAGCAATCATCAAGGCAGACATCACAACAAGCATCGAGACAAGTGCCAAAAGATGCTGTCCCCACGCCTATAAAGGCGCATGAGCATAGAGGGGAAGGTGAGAAGACGGAAGCGTTTGAAACAACAAAGCCACTTAGCTTAGAGGATAAATTAAGAGGGCTTCAGCAAAAATTTACAGGCCGCTGA
- a CDS encoding undecaprenyl-phosphate glucose phosphotransferase: MGNPKTMTFSERYPPQVVFPFFDVFSIFVGGWLAHFMRFGSFQLHERYVLALICIALLVLVINSMSESYKRWRITPIYHMLAKLSLVWLVVGITAASLIYFAHAAERYSRLWIGLTLMASFLMAGGARLLVQLGLRHVRLRGGARRPVFLIGPSQNVLDVAKGIRSASWEGHTIAGVERIKAPLNNACIDRIARRINESNAREVWICVPFEMGEVVRALFYALRNHTAEVRFIPAFQDMHLLNHRMSEVAGHYAIDLSVSPMSGMSRFIKRSEDIVIGALISLLILPVCAAIALAIKFTSPGPVLFKQYREGSNGRHFKVYKFRSMHVHNENDGQVTQAKKNDSRITTIGAFLRRTSLDELPQFFNVLQGRMSIVGPRPHALAHNEQYKELVESYMRRHKVKPGITGWAQVNGLRGETDTLQKMQRRVEYDLWYIDNWSLWLDLKIIVMTIFKGFINKNAY, from the coding sequence ATGGGTAATCCTAAAACAATGACGTTTTCGGAGCGTTACCCGCCGCAGGTGGTCTTTCCGTTTTTTGATGTGTTCTCTATTTTCGTTGGCGGGTGGCTGGCACACTTCATGCGCTTTGGCTCATTCCAGCTTCACGAACGATATGTGTTGGCGCTAATCTGCATCGCTTTATTAGTGCTAGTAATCAACAGCATGTCAGAGAGCTATAAACGTTGGCGTATCACGCCCATCTATCACATGTTGGCAAAGCTCTCGTTGGTCTGGTTAGTCGTTGGAATTACCGCCGCATCGCTTATCTATTTTGCTCACGCCGCAGAGCGTTACTCACGGCTTTGGATAGGATTAACGCTGATGGCATCGTTTCTAATGGCGGGAGGGGCGCGGTTGTTGGTCCAGTTAGGGCTGCGGCATGTGCGTTTACGAGGTGGCGCACGTCGGCCAGTATTTCTAATCGGTCCAAGTCAAAACGTACTTGATGTTGCCAAGGGGATTCGCAGTGCCTCCTGGGAAGGCCACACGATTGCCGGTGTTGAGCGTATTAAAGCGCCACTAAACAATGCCTGCATAGATCGCATCGCGCGACGTATCAATGAATCTAATGCTCGGGAAGTGTGGATCTGCGTACCTTTTGAGATGGGTGAGGTAGTGCGGGCGTTATTTTACGCGCTGCGTAACCACACTGCAGAAGTACGTTTTATTCCCGCTTTTCAAGATATGCACCTGCTGAATCATCGCATGTCGGAAGTGGCAGGCCATTACGCGATAGACTTAAGCGTTTCCCCAATGAGCGGCATGTCACGTTTTATTAAACGTTCTGAAGATATTGTGATCGGGGCGCTAATTTCTCTGCTTATATTGCCGGTATGTGCGGCGATTGCGTTAGCCATTAAGTTCACATCACCAGGGCCAGTGCTTTTTAAGCAGTACCGGGAAGGCTCCAATGGGCGGCACTTTAAAGTCTATAAATTCCGCTCCATGCACGTGCACAATGAAAATGATGGGCAAGTTACCCAAGCAAAGAAAAATGATAGCCGCATTACAACGATCGGTGCGTTCTTAAGGCGTACATCGTTAGATGAGTTACCGCAGTTTTTTAATGTACTGCAGGGGAGAATGTCGATAGTGGGGCCGCGCCCTCACGCATTGGCTCATAACGAGCAGTATAAAGAGCTGGTGGAATCTTATATGCGACGCCATAAGGTAAAGCCGGGAATTACTGGCTGGGCGCAAGTCAACGGATTGCGCGGGGAGACTGACACTCTGCAAAAAATGCAGAGGCGCGTTGAGTATGATCTTTGGTATATCGATAACTGGTCTTTATGGCTGGATCTAAAGATTATTGTAATGACTATTTTTAAAGGTTTTATCAATAAAAACGCCTATTAA
- a CDS encoding UDP-N-acetylglucosamine transferase subunit ALG14, which translates to MKILMVASFGGHFVQLKRLYQQIKKTSDCSGVEFMFGVSEPNVTINSCIVYEITNIHRESGIKKLLKVAREVFGVIKKSRPDVVISTGALPGLLFCVIGKVLGKKVIWVDSMANYQTLSFSGKIAKLFCDVCLTQWEHLAEQDKRLSFWGKVL; encoded by the coding sequence ATGAAAATTTTAATGGTAGCTTCTTTTGGTGGCCATTTTGTTCAGCTAAAGCGATTGTATCAGCAAATTAAAAAAACATCTGATTGTAGCGGTGTTGAATTTATGTTTGGCGTAAGTGAGCCAAATGTCACCATTAATAGTTGTATTGTTTACGAAATTACTAATATTCATCGCGAAAGTGGTATAAAGAAACTGCTTAAAGTTGCTCGAGAGGTGTTTGGCGTGATAAAAAAATCGCGCCCAGATGTTGTCATATCAACGGGTGCTTTACCGGGGCTTCTGTTTTGTGTTATCGGGAAGGTGCTCGGTAAAAAAGTGATTTGGGTAGATAGTATGGCAAATTATCAAACCTTATCGTTTTCAGGGAAAATAGCTAAACTATTCTGCGATGTATGTTTAACACAATGGGAGCACTTGGCAGAGCAGGATAAGCGCCTTTCTTTCTGGGGAAAAGTTTTATGA
- a CDS encoding O-antigen ligase family protein, giving the protein MDVKVKTCLDITLLMFLVLWPAVDTLNGYFYYQEAAIPSISAPYKALGFIGIVLMLLVYHPWRFFRLLIMIALVVVSICYQMIVYGAVTESITWAVRGLLTLALLFYLIGESAKGGFWSRRKIASLMLLYFVAMAANVALGIFGIGESQYAGGIGGKGFIIAGNEMSYLMLASASIVLFYIAENRNVWVLSGVFLVLLFFFLMKATKVAMIGICLAYLCALIRGGYFNVKRIPVIYILGLVGTLVMLMLGYQFIQATGLLDRILYLYSLHGGIWGALLSGRTTFVHAAYSSVIVNFSFLDVLLGVGVDKLRAATGSIVEIDVIDVWVAFGVVGPILFYFPWLLGTGYAISIFKRHANSSICFLLLIGVMVGVSLTAGHVVNSGIASSATALLIAYLYMLRIELLEARGV; this is encoded by the coding sequence ATGGATGTAAAGGTTAAGACTTGCCTTGATATCACACTGTTGATGTTTCTGGTGTTATGGCCAGCAGTAGATACCTTGAATGGCTACTTCTATTATCAGGAGGCGGCAATACCAAGTATATCTGCTCCCTATAAAGCCTTAGGCTTCATAGGTATTGTGCTCATGTTGCTGGTGTACCACCCTTGGCGTTTTTTTCGGCTACTGATTATGATCGCGTTGGTAGTAGTTAGCATTTGTTATCAAATGATTGTCTATGGTGCGGTGACGGAAAGTATTACCTGGGCTGTAAGAGGGCTTTTAACACTTGCTCTACTGTTTTATCTAATAGGTGAAAGTGCTAAAGGCGGCTTTTGGAGTAGAAGAAAGATAGCTTCATTAATGCTTCTATACTTTGTTGCTATGGCGGCGAATGTTGCTCTAGGTATTTTTGGCATTGGAGAGTCTCAGTACGCTGGTGGAATAGGCGGTAAGGGTTTTATTATTGCTGGTAACGAAATGAGCTATTTAATGCTCGCTTCCGCAAGCATCGTTCTTTTTTATATCGCTGAAAATAGAAACGTTTGGGTGCTTTCCGGAGTGTTTCTGGTGCTGCTGTTTTTTTTCTTAATGAAGGCCACTAAGGTCGCCATGATTGGAATCTGTCTTGCCTATTTGTGTGCTTTGATCCGCGGTGGCTACTTCAATGTAAAGCGTATTCCTGTTATCTATATATTGGGTCTTGTTGGTACGCTTGTTATGTTGATGCTGGGCTATCAATTTATTCAAGCAACTGGCTTGCTTGATAGAATTTTATATCTTTATAGTCTTCACGGCGGTATCTGGGGGGCGTTACTTAGTGGGCGGACTACCTTTGTGCATGCCGCATATAGCAGCGTTATTGTGAATTTTAGTTTTTTGGACGTCCTGTTAGGCGTGGGTGTTGACAAGCTGCGCGCTGCAACTGGTTCCATTGTGGAAATTGATGTTATTGATGTATGGGTCGCTTTCGGCGTCGTTGGGCCTATACTATTTTATTTCCCCTGGTTATTAGGCACTGGTTACGCGATAAGCATTTTCAAGCGCCATGCAAATAGTAGTATATGTTTTTTACTGCTCATAGGCGTGATGGTTGGAGTAAGTCTTACAGCAGGTCATGTTGTTAATTCTGGAATTGCATCAAGCGCTACAGCGTTATTGATAGCCTATCTATACATGCTGAGAATAGAATTACTGGAAGCTAGGGGCGTTTAA
- a CDS encoding O-antigen ligase family protein encodes MVSQNLPANGSRYAPHWLTSVAIFLLGALALVIPSGYSLGAVVLFLAGVGLLIMRRLPQLTVQDRWVIATLVAYALVSLAEAWWDAQGSRGIDKPIRFILAVPAMWWVIAYPPKLAFLWGGIAVGAISAGSWAGWQKLVEGVARAGGHTHVIQFGNLSMLLGVLCLAGLGWAAVQRQRNVWVAFMLLGAMGGILGSLFSGSRGGWVGFPIVLLVLYRAYGAGFSPKLKVAAISAVLIGGVAVYAVPQLGVQSRVHQAFNDVSLYISGESRSTSVGSRFEMWRGATLLIQEKPLIGWGSNGYEQAMAALGEEGVIDQEAASYGHAHNEFIDAFAKRGLIGLFVLLALYIIPMRLFARQIGADNLAIRSIATAGVLLPVTYIDFGLSQAFLTHNSGVMMYAFLLASFWGVYANLTREASHTKSQS; translated from the coding sequence ATGGTGTCTCAAAATTTGCCTGCAAACGGCTCACGATACGCGCCACACTGGTTAACTAGTGTGGCGATTTTTCTGTTAGGCGCCTTGGCGCTGGTGATTCCCAGTGGCTACTCGCTGGGGGCGGTGGTGCTGTTTTTGGCGGGCGTTGGTCTTTTGATAATGAGGCGCTTGCCGCAGCTCACTGTCCAGGATCGATGGGTCATCGCCACTTTAGTGGCCTATGCACTTGTTAGTCTTGCTGAAGCCTGGTGGGATGCACAAGGTAGCCGGGGGATCGATAAACCCATCCGCTTTATACTCGCCGTGCCTGCTATGTGGTGGGTGATTGCCTACCCCCCTAAACTCGCTTTTTTGTGGGGGGGCATTGCCGTTGGGGCGATATCCGCTGGTAGTTGGGCTGGGTGGCAAAAACTAGTTGAAGGCGTCGCTCGAGCGGGTGGTCACACCCACGTTATCCAATTCGGCAACCTAAGTATGTTACTCGGGGTGCTTTGTTTGGCGGGGCTTGGATGGGCCGCTGTTCAGCGACAGCGCAACGTGTGGGTGGCTTTCATGCTGCTGGGGGCGATGGGCGGCATACTGGGCTCGCTATTTTCAGGCAGTCGAGGGGGGTGGGTAGGCTTTCCTATCGTATTGCTGGTGCTATATCGCGCTTATGGGGCGGGGTTCTCACCAAAGCTAAAAGTCGCGGCTATTAGTGCGGTATTAATTGGTGGTGTTGCCGTCTACGCGGTTCCTCAGCTTGGTGTGCAAAGCCGCGTCCATCAAGCGTTTAATGATGTCAGTTTGTATATCTCTGGTGAGAGCCGTTCCACCTCGGTGGGTTCTAGGTTTGAAATGTGGCGTGGGGCAACGCTGTTAATTCAAGAGAAGCCGTTAATAGGCTGGGGAAGTAATGGTTACGAGCAGGCGATGGCAGCACTGGGAGAAGAAGGCGTGATTGACCAAGAGGCCGCTTCGTACGGCCACGCACACAATGAATTTATAGATGCTTTTGCCAAGCGCGGTTTGATTGGCTTGTTTGTTTTATTAGCGCTCTACATCATTCCAATGCGCTTGTTCGCCAGGCAGATAGGCGCCGACAACTTGGCAATTCGGTCTATTGCTACCGCAGGCGTGCTGCTCCCAGTCACTTATATCGACTTTGGCCTGTCTCAAGCGTTCTTAACTCATAACAGCGGTGTGATGATGTATGCTTTTTTACTAGCCTCGTTTTGGGGTGTCTATGCAAATCTTACGAGAGAAGCAAGTCATACCAAGTCCCAAAGTTAA
- a CDS encoding lipopolysaccharide biosynthesis protein, with product MDSEDMYKASDVTLVDFVVLLLRQWRVMLSCIMMVLAITMLVVFLKPVKYEFTTMYSIASYETVEGVKRGLETPEEVIAKINNVFLEQQQRNILSDSSVSELPFEVNINNPRNTLLLKVTSASEEKFQPLIERFHDGLVQTIEDDQSNFVDMLKNNLQYQFEAYSEALEAARTSNSETVGELEAAYFEKVFLLERRIDSINEGEASQLAVRSLEPVGLGRGFIVAVGLLLAFLFAPIAAVMSIFATRVRVAYRRGD from the coding sequence ATGGATAGCGAAGATATGTATAAAGCAAGTGACGTAACACTGGTTGACTTTGTGGTGCTCTTGCTCAGGCAGTGGAGGGTGATGCTGAGCTGTATCATGATGGTACTGGCGATTACCATGCTAGTTGTTTTTTTAAAGCCAGTTAAGTATGAATTTACAACAATGTATAGTATCGCTTCCTATGAAACGGTTGAAGGCGTGAAGCGAGGGTTGGAGACGCCGGAGGAAGTTATTGCAAAAATTAATAATGTTTTTTTAGAGCAGCAGCAACGCAATATATTGTCAGATAGTAGTGTTTCAGAACTGCCTTTTGAAGTCAATATTAATAATCCGCGGAATACTCTTCTGCTAAAAGTGACCAGTGCATCGGAGGAGAAGTTTCAACCGCTTATAGAGCGCTTTCATGATGGCCTTGTTCAAACAATAGAAGATGATCAAAGCAATTTTGTTGATATGCTTAAAAATAATCTTCAATATCAATTTGAAGCGTATTCAGAAGCATTAGAGGCTGCTCGCACCAGCAATAGTGAAACGGTTGGTGAGCTTGAGGCCGCCTATTTTGAAAAGGTATTTTTACTAGAGCGCCGTATCGACAGTATTAATGAAGGCGAGGCATCCCAGCTTGCGGTGAGAAGCTTGGAGCCAGTTGGGTTGGGAAGAGGCTTCATTGTTGCAGTAGGCTTGTTACTGGCGTTTCTGTTCGCACCCATTGCTGCGGTAATGAGTATTTTTGCGACAAGAGTGCGCGTTGCCTATCGGCGTGGCGATTAG
- a CDS encoding polysaccharide export protein gives MNTIRLLKQFSFKRPLAVVSLVIMSSAVSTTGWAQSISLPNTILPEEQTREQQEQVDDTPRADWRSGTYGPVSAPPQNPDALPPFGANLFSGGFRGAMGDGLNADYQVKPGDQITVRAWGAFEFDRVLPVDAQGNIFIPGSGPLNVEGQNSQQVDSSVRGAITSVYPENVQVYTNVQGVQPVAVFVTGYVENPGRFAGTPNDSVLYFLDQAGGIDQDLGSYRQIRVMRNDRTVATVDLYDFLINGSIARPQFQDGDTIVVEERGPAIAVGGDVHREHRYELLGNQLSGAELVNLARLRSGVSHVLLRGNREDGPIAQYFPIDMFYGQTIRSGDEVLFSADKRSETIVVEIEGSYYGPSRYALPRDARLSELLDAIPVPENMTAVESISLQRESVREQQQQSMEDSLRRLETTYLGAESSTNEEAKIRAQEAELIQNFIERARELEPSGRLVVSYNDQISDIRLQDGDIITIPELSDSMLISGEVLVPQAAVYRPGMNVIDYIESAGGLTNRADEDHILVVRQNGAVENARNVNLRPGDEILVMPAAPTHNLQLASTLTQILFQIAVATRVAVDL, from the coding sequence ATGAACACTATTCGTCTCCTTAAACAGTTTTCGTTTAAACGCCCTCTTGCCGTTGTCTCTTTGGTCATTATGAGTAGTGCCGTCAGCACGACGGGCTGGGCACAAAGCATTAGTTTGCCCAATACTATTTTGCCGGAAGAGCAAACCCGCGAGCAGCAAGAGCAGGTAGATGATACGCCCCGCGCCGATTGGCGTAGCGGCACTTACGGCCCGGTTAGCGCTCCGCCGCAAAACCCCGATGCGCTACCGCCATTCGGGGCTAACCTGTTTAGCGGTGGATTTCGTGGCGCGATGGGCGATGGCCTGAATGCTGACTATCAAGTAAAGCCCGGTGATCAAATTACCGTGCGCGCCTGGGGGGCATTTGAATTTGATCGCGTGCTACCGGTGGATGCCCAAGGCAATATCTTTATTCCTGGCTCAGGGCCATTAAATGTAGAGGGCCAAAATAGCCAGCAAGTAGATAGCAGCGTGCGCGGTGCCATTACGTCGGTTTACCCAGAAAACGTACAGGTCTATACCAACGTACAAGGTGTTCAGCCCGTTGCTGTTTTCGTGACCGGCTACGTTGAAAATCCTGGTCGTTTCGCAGGCACGCCGAACGATTCTGTACTCTATTTCCTCGATCAAGCAGGTGGCATCGATCAAGACCTTGGCAGTTACCGGCAAATTCGCGTGATGCGTAATGATCGTACGGTTGCCACGGTCGACCTCTACGACTTCCTTATCAATGGCTCTATTGCCCGTCCGCAGTTTCAAGATGGCGACACCATCGTGGTCGAAGAGCGCGGCCCCGCGATTGCGGTGGGAGGCGATGTACACCGTGAGCACCGTTATGAATTGCTGGGCAACCAATTAAGCGGTGCCGAGTTAGTTAATTTGGCGCGCTTGAGAAGTGGTGTTTCCCATGTGCTGCTACGCGGTAACCGGGAGGATGGCCCCATTGCTCAATACTTCCCCATTGATATGTTCTACGGTCAAACCATCCGTAGTGGCGATGAAGTTTTGTTCAGCGCTGACAAGCGCAGTGAAACGATCGTGGTGGAAATAGAAGGTAGCTACTACGGACCCTCACGTTACGCGTTACCTCGTGATGCCCGCTTAAGCGAACTGCTAGATGCCATTCCTGTGCCGGAAAACATGACCGCCGTGGAAAGCATTTCACTACAGCGTGAAAGCGTTAGGGAGCAGCAACAGCAATCCATGGAAGACAGCTTACGCCGCTTAGAAACTACCTACCTCGGCGCCGAATCCAGCACAAATGAAGAAGCGAAAATTCGCGCCCAAGAGGCCGAGCTTATCCAAAACTTCATTGAACGTGCCCGTGAGTTAGAGCCCAGTGGCCGTTTAGTGGTCTCCTACAACGACCAAATTTCCGATATCCGTTTGCAGGACGGCGACATCATTACCATTCCTGAGTTGAGCGATTCGATGCTCATTAGCGGTGAAGTGCTTGTGCCCCAAGCAGCTGTTTATCGCCCTGGCATGAATGTGATTGACTACATCGAAAGCGCTGGAGGCCTCACCAACCGCGCCGATGAAGACCACATACTAGTGGTCCGCCAGAACGGCGCGGTAGAAAATGCCCGCAACGTTAACCTGCGCCCAGGCGATGAAATTCTGGTCATGCCCGCTGCACCTACCCACAACCTGCAGCTAGCTTCTACGCTCACGCAGATATTGTTCCAAATTGCTGTCGCCACTCGCGTTGCAGTTGATCTGTAA